The following are encoded in a window of Verrucomicrobiia bacterium genomic DNA:
- a CDS encoding oligopeptide transporter, OPT family — MSNTGTSNGSTGVSPSFSPYLPPEARLPELTLRAVITGAVLGLLFGASSLYLVLKVGLTVSASIPVAVVSIALYRLYARAGGRDATILEHNIIQTGGSAGESIAFGLGVTMPAIMILGFDLEIGRVMLVAVLGGLLGILMMIPLRRALIVQQHGRLKYPEGTACAEVLKAGASEESRQAASAAGQETNAQATLSAHTIFTGFGIGLVYKTVMLALKGWKDIPGVVFGGAFKGGSLGVEVSPELLGVGYVIGPRIAAVLCAGGMLSYLLLIPLIKFFGDGLAGPLAPGKIPISQMTPTQVRQDYILYIGAGAVAAGGIISLIRSLPMLWHGLKSGLADLQAAGGASGALPRTEQDLSMHFVLGGIVVLILAILFSPSLHMNLLGALLIVVFGFLFVTVSSRLTGEIGSSSNPISGMTVATLLLTCLIFLLMGWTGGTYFVTALSVGAIVCIAASNGGTTSQDLKTGFLVGATPKYQQIAILVGALVSALALGPILLKLNEAATVYVPAAEVVPGLRTEISRLQDREALRGPQAREDSRTYYVWHKTDATNGPPGKYLVNEQGEVVYLVDPGVNGHYTKRPDGTEVRKFDAPKAVLMSYIIKGILDRQLPWALVLFGVMIALILEMAGVPSLAFAVGVYLPISSSAPILAGGVVRWLVDRRMRARLREANLSEAELAAESDKSPGVLMASGYIAGGAIAGTLIAFYAGFFDRVEQAITQWAEAHNPFFAGPLSDLLSLIPFVLLAVGLWKSGRPQPASAKA; from the coding sequence ATGAGTAACACCGGCACTTCCAACGGCTCAACTGGCGTCTCCCCCTCCTTTTCCCCTTATCTTCCGCCCGAAGCCCGCCTGCCAGAACTGACGCTGCGCGCGGTCATTACCGGAGCCGTGTTGGGATTGTTGTTTGGAGCCTCTTCGCTTTACTTGGTGCTGAAGGTGGGGTTGACGGTGAGCGCATCCATTCCTGTGGCCGTGGTTTCCATCGCCCTATACCGCCTGTATGCCAGGGCCGGAGGACGCGACGCCACGATACTGGAGCACAACATCATCCAGACGGGCGGCTCGGCGGGTGAGTCCATCGCGTTTGGTCTGGGGGTGACGATGCCGGCCATTATGATATTAGGTTTCGATCTGGAGATCGGCCGGGTGATGCTGGTGGCCGTTCTGGGCGGCCTGTTGGGCATCCTGATGATGATTCCTCTACGCCGGGCGCTCATTGTGCAACAGCATGGGCGGCTGAAATATCCTGAAGGCACGGCGTGCGCAGAAGTACTCAAAGCCGGTGCCTCCGAGGAATCCCGGCAGGCCGCATCCGCGGCCGGGCAGGAGACCAACGCCCAAGCCACACTCAGCGCGCATACCATCTTCACCGGCTTTGGCATCGGGCTGGTGTACAAGACGGTGATGTTGGCGTTAAAAGGATGGAAAGACATTCCTGGCGTGGTATTTGGCGGAGCCTTCAAGGGGGGCTCTTTGGGGGTGGAGGTTTCGCCGGAATTACTGGGAGTGGGCTACGTCATTGGCCCGCGCATTGCCGCGGTGCTGTGCGCTGGCGGAATGTTGTCGTATTTGCTGCTCATTCCCCTGATCAAGTTCTTTGGCGATGGACTGGCCGGACCGCTGGCGCCCGGTAAAATTCCAATCAGCCAGATGACCCCAACCCAGGTGCGGCAGGACTACATTCTCTATATCGGGGCCGGGGCGGTGGCGGCAGGTGGGATCATCAGTTTGATCCGTTCTCTGCCCATGTTGTGGCATGGTTTGAAAAGTGGTCTGGCCGATTTGCAAGCCGCTGGGGGGGCCTCGGGCGCCTTGCCCCGGACCGAGCAAGATTTGTCCATGCACTTTGTGCTGGGCGGCATCGTGGTTTTGATTCTGGCCATTCTCTTTTCGCCCTCCCTGCACATGAATCTGTTGGGCGCGCTGCTCATCGTGGTGTTTGGTTTTCTCTTCGTTACGGTTTCTTCACGGCTGACCGGCGAGATTGGTTCTTCCTCCAATCCCATTTCGGGGATGACCGTGGCCACGCTGTTGCTGACGTGCTTGATCTTTTTGTTGATGGGGTGGACCGGCGGCACCTATTTCGTCACCGCCCTGTCCGTGGGCGCCATTGTCTGCATCGCTGCCTCCAACGGTGGCACCACCTCGCAGGACTTGAAAACCGGCTTTTTGGTGGGGGCCACGCCCAAATATCAACAGATTGCCATTTTAGTGGGGGCCCTGGTGTCTGCGCTCGCCTTGGGGCCCATCCTGCTCAAACTCAACGAGGCGGCTACAGTATATGTGCCAGCGGCGGAAGTGGTGCCCGGTCTGCGCACGGAAATCAGCCGTTTGCAAGACCGGGAGGCCTTGCGTGGGCCCCAGGCTCGCGAGGATTCGCGGACTTACTATGTTTGGCACAAGACCGACGCCACCAACGGCCCGCCGGGTAAGTACTTGGTCAATGAGCAAGGCGAGGTGGTGTATCTTGTGGATCCCGGGGTCAACGGCCATTACACCAAGCGGCCCGACGGTACGGAAGTACGGAAATTTGACGCGCCCAAGGCGGTGCTTATGTCCTACATCATCAAGGGCATTTTGGATCGCCAACTGCCATGGGCCTTGGTTCTATTTGGGGTGATGATCGCTTTAATCTTGGAAATGGCCGGCGTGCCATCGCTGGCCTTTGCGGTGGGGGTGTATTTGCCCATTTCGTCCTCTGCTCCCATTCTGGCGGGGGGGGTGGTGCGCTGGCTGGTGGACCGGCGGATGCGGGCGCGCTTACGCGAAGCCAACCTTTCTGAGGCGGAACTGGCGGCTGAGAGCGATAAAAGTCCGGGTGTTCTGATGGCTTCAGGTTATATTGCCGGCGGGGCCATCGCCGGCACTTTAATTGCCTTTTATGCCGGCTTTTTCGACCGCGTAGAGCAGGCCATTACGCAATGGGCGGAGGCTCATAACCCGTTCTTTGCCGGGCCACTATCTGACTTGCTCTCGCTGATTCCCTTCGTATTGCTGGCGGTGGGGCTTTGGAAATCGGGCCGGCCGCAGCCGGCGTCCGCTAAAGCTTGA